The Montipora capricornis isolate CH-2021 chromosome 3, ASM3666992v2, whole genome shotgun sequence genome window below encodes:
- the LOC138042141 gene encoding uncharacterized protein, producing the protein MQSSRLAILSWQCHIVRSFNQDQARLDFLDLLDNETVLIVNDWAMKFLPQRYRESQCDWFGKFGISWHVSVVYRQSDDQLQWQGFVHVIQSCSQDSFSVIAIMQDVLRSIKAEYRDVRRAYFRQDNAVCYHSSATILACPVISQSTRVQITRIDFSDPQGGKGAADRLAATCKAHVRSFINEGHDVTNATQLRDALISHGGIEGVRVACLDAVTKALPVGEIAKIPSIGKLNNFEFRDDRIKGWRAYGIGDGKEIKADISTTESENKWIESTFSPGEFKSLGFKKKKSTHVDNDSTKTKESFGDIHESTTSQAIYTCPEDGCTRVFQRHEALAKHLSAEKCVRSLEKHTVTFRSC; encoded by the exons ATGCAGTCATCGAGGCTTGCTATCCTGTCATGGCAGTGCCACATAGTTAGATCCTTTAACCAAGACCAAGCGCGACTGGATTTTCTTGATCTTCTGGACAATGAAACAGTACTCATTGTCAACGACTGGGCAATGAAGTTTTTACCGCAGAGATACCGAGAGTCGCAGTGTGACTGGTTTGGCAAGTTTGGAATTTCCTGGCACGTATCCGTTGTGTATCGACAATCTGATGACCAGCTACAATGGCAAGGATTCGTTCACGTCATCCAGTCTTGTAGTCAAGACAGCTTTTCCGTCATAGCCATCATGCAGGATGTGCTTCGTTCCATCAAAGCTGAGTATCGAGACGTTAGGAGGGCTTACTTTCGGCAAGACAACGCCGTATGCTATCATTCCTCTGCGACAATCCTAGCATGCCCCGTCATTTCGCAGTCTACTCGAGTCCAAATCACGCGCATTGACTTCAGTGACCCACAGGGTGGTAAAGGGGCTGCAGATCGCCTTGCAGCCACGTGCAAAGCTCACGTGCGCAGTTTTATAAATGAAGGCCATGATGTGACGAATGCCACCCAATTACGAGACGCTCTTATCTCGCATGGAGGCATTGAGGGTGTTCGTGTTGCGTGCTTGGATGCAGTCACGAAAGCATTACCAGTCGGCGAAATAGCAAAGATTCCTAGTATCGGTAAACTCAATAATTTTGAGTTTAGAGATGATCGTATAAAAGGATGGCGTGCATATGGCATAGGCGATGGAAAAGAAATCAAGGCAGATATATCGACAACAG AATCCGAGAACAAGTGGATAGAATCTACATTTTCTCCTGGAGAATTTAAGTCTCTtggctttaaaaagaaaaagtctaCTCATGTTGACAACGATTCTACTAAGACGAAAGAGAGTTTCGGTGACATCCATGAGAGTACGACCAGCCAGGCGATCTACACTTGCCCAGAGGATGGATGTACGAGGGTTTTCCAAAGACATGAAGCGTTAGCAAAACATCTATCCGCTGAAAAATGCGTAAGGTCCTTGGAAAAGCACACAGTCACTTTTAGATCTTGCTAA